Within Methanobrevibacter sp., the genomic segment CAAACAATCCATGGTCCTTAGCATATTCGATTGATTTCATGCAGATGTTCAATGCTTCCTGCCTTTTGATATGCATCTTATGTTCCAAGTGAATGTCGGAGGTTCCCATGAATGTGATGATTCCATCAACATCACAGTCAAGAGCCCTGTCAATGTCTCCCTTTTTGGTTCTTGCCAAACAGATGATCTGTGCATCCAATCCTTCGTTGGCTATTGCCTTGACTGCAGCTGATTCCCTCTCTGAGACGATTGGGAATCCCGCTTCGATTTGGTGGATTCTTAATTGATCAAGCTTTCTGGCTATTTCCAATTTGTCATCCAGTGAGAAACATACTCCAGGGGTCTGTTCCCCATCTCTTAAAGTTGTATCATAAATAGTAATATTTTTAGGGAATTTGTATTCCTCTTCCTTGTTGAAAGGACTTGTATAATATTGCATCTTTTTCTCAACTCTTTTTCTTGTCTTTAAAGTATAGTTTTTAATTTATTCTTATGGTTTTTACCATATTTCAAATAAATTTTCTTTAGTTTAAATTTAATATGATAAGTTATGTATTTTAAGTTATGTATTTTTGTTTTATAAACTTTTATATTTCTTTCTAAATCATATGGAATATTAATTTTCAATTTCAATTATTTTTCTCATCCAACTCTTCCAGCAATTCCAGATAGGAAGTTCTTTCAAAGCCGTCTGTGATTCCTAATTTTTCAAATAATTCAAATATGCTGGTTTGCGCTTCTGTATAGTCTGCATTGTCTTCCAAGCTGATTTCTATTTCCATATAAGGTTCCAGTCCATGAACATTGTCCAGGCTTATTTCATAGTTTTCATACTTGTAATACTCTCGGTCTTTGATGACTGTCCTGACTTCATTGAACCCTAAGTTTTCAAATATCTTGCTGCATTTGTCGGCATCTTCAATCTCCATTTCAACCTCTTCCCTTGTCTTGCTTTTTGCATCTATTTTCGGGCCTTTGTAGGTAATGAATAGATTGTGATTTTCATCGGATCTTGTCTCCCTTATTCTCAATGCCTCATCGGTTTGCGCAAAATCCCTTACAGGGCTGTTGAAATATCTGTCTTCCTGACGTTCTGTTTTGACTTTGATTGCACCCAGATTATCCAGTTCTTTTCTCATTTCATCAAAACTGCTTATCTTGGCCTTTACTTCTACTTCAATCATATGATTATCTCACTGTTTTAATATTTTTTAAATTTTCTATAAAATATTCCTCTAAACATTTTTTAATTTTCTTATTCAATTTTTATATATGTTTCAAATGCATTTATAAATAATCCTATTCAGTTTTTATTAATACTTTGTACCTAAAAAGTATTACTCTTTATATGCTTTTTAAGCATAACTTTATATACTATATAAATGATATATTTTATTAGTAAAAATTTTATATAAAAAAATTATTAATTTTAACTGTTTTTTTATTGT encodes:
- the cyaB gene encoding class IV adenylate cyclase; amino-acid sequence: MIEVEVKAKISSFDEMRKELDNLGAIKVKTERQEDRYFNSPVRDFAQTDEALRIRETRSDENHNLFITYKGPKIDAKSKTREEVEMEIEDADKCSKIFENLGFNEVRTVIKDREYYKYENYEISLDNVHGLEPYMEIEISLEDNADYTEAQTSIFELFEKLGITDGFERTSYLELLEELDEKNN